One SAR202 cluster bacterium genomic window, GCCGGGTTAGCTGCGTCCACATGTCATAAGAGACCGGGGTCCCGTACTTGTTGAACAGGTACACGGCGTCCATCAGCTCGCCATAGATATCGAGCTGCACCTGCGTGTGAGCGCGGTTGCCGATGCGGACGGGCCGCGAGCCCCGGTACCCCTCCATCTGTTCCAGTATTTGCTCTTCCAGGTTCGGCTTCCCGTCGATTGAGTAGATCGGCAGGAGAGTGTTGTCCGGCTGCAGCTCGTGGCAGCGCGCCTCTATCCACTGCATGAAGTGCGCCGCCTCCTCCGTGAAGCCGATGCGAAGCAGCGCGTACAGCGTGAACGAGGCGTCGCGGATCCACGTGAACCGGTAGTCCCAGTTCCCCACGCCGCCTATTTCCTCAGGCAAGCTGGACGTGGGCGCCGCGACAATCGCTCCAGTGGGGGCGAACGTCAGGAGCTTCAGAACGAGCGCGGAACGGTGGACGGCCTCCCGCCATCTCCCGTTGTAGGTGCATCCGGCTACCCAGCGCCGCCAGTACTCCACGGTATGCGAGAGGTGCTCCTGGGACGCCAGGCCGCAAAACTCCTCCATCTGCTCGACCGTATTTTCCGTGAGCTGGCCGAGCACAAACTTGAGAGTCTCGCCTTCGCCCACGGTGAATTCCGCCCTGACCCCTCCCTCGCATGGCTCCAGGGCGACCGGCGAGACCAGGCCGAGGCAGAAGCTACTGGAGTGGAACACCGCCCCTCGTTCGTTCAGAGACGTCTCGTGCTCCTCCCGCGCGTGGTTGAACGCCGGCAGGCACTCCAGTCGCATGCGCATGCGTCCACGGAGGCCCCTGACCTGGCGAACAAGCTCGTGATGCACCTCTCCTCTGGCGCCGTCCTCGATCACCATGTAGTCCATGACCTCTGCCGCGCCCTCGACGCCCAGGAAGCGCGTTACCAGTACGTTAGTCTCGGGGAGGTAGTACTGCGTGGCCTTTGCCTTTACGTTCTCTACGGTGATCTGGAAGCGGCCGCCCTTGTCGTGGTCGAGTATGCCTGAAAAGACGCTGGGGGAATCGAAGTGAGGGAGACAAAGCCAGTCAATGGAGCCGTTCTTGCCGACAAGCGCAGCGGTATGCAGATCGCCGATGATCCCGTAGTCCTCGATAGGCAGGCATCCCACGCGGCATCCGCCTCCCACAGCCTGCTATGAGTCCAGCATAGCACAGGGGGTACGTTGTCATCCTCAGCCGCTCTGGCCCTTTTGTCATCCTGAGGATGACATGTTCAGGATGACAGGCCTCCCCACGCGGCCCACGCCAGCTCCAGGTCCGCCTGGGCCTTCGCGTGCGCCTCGGCGAGATCCGCCACCTTCGCCCTGTCGTTCTTCTCCGCAGCCTTCTGGAGCGATGCTTCCAGCTTTACCACGAGCGCCTCAAGGTCGGCTATGACCTTCTCGTGGTCCGGCCCCTTGGGTGCCGCCGCCTTCCCGCCCTTTGCTGCGCCCTTCTGCGGCTGGGCCGCCTTCTTCGGCTGGGCGGCCTGCGCGCGTGCGGCGGGCTCCTCCAGCGACTTCAACCACTCCTCGAAGGTGCCCTTGAAGACGCGCAGCGCGCCGTTTTCCACCAGCCACAGGTTCTGCGCCAGGAGCCCTATCAGGTGGCGGTCGTGGGAGACGAACAGCAGCGCCCCGGCGTAGTCAAGGAGCGCGTCCTCCAGCGCCTCGCGGCTTGGGATATCCAGGTGCGTTGTCGGCTCGTCCAGCACCAGCACGTTGGGCTCGGTAATCAGCAGCCGGGCGAGCGCCAGGCGCGTCCGCTCGCCGCCGCTGAGGGACGAAACGAGCTTGAAAACGTCGTCGCCCTTGAACAGGAACCGCGCCAGGTAGCCGCGCGCCTCGCCGATGTTGATGTTCTTTGCATCCAGCAGGGCGTCGAGCACTGAGAGGTGGGCAGGGATGTCGTCGCTGCCCTGCTTCTGGAAGCCGATCTTGACCTTTTGCCCGAAGTTAATTGAGCCGCGCACCGGTGGCGTCTTCCCAATGATGGTGTTGAGAAGGGTAGTCTTGCCCAGGCCGTTCGGTCCAACGATCGCCGTCCTCGACCCGCGCTCCAGCTTCGTTTCGGGCACGGAAAGGAGCTGCACCGTCCGCCCGCCGTCCACATACCCCACCGCAAGGTCGTGCGTGGTCAGCACCGTCAGGCTCGTGCGGCTCGCCTCGTTGGCGCGTATCTTGACTGTGTCCGCTGTATCGACAGCATCCAGCCGCTCCAGCCTGTCCAGCCGCTTCTCGCGCCCCATCGCCTGCCGCGCCTTCACCCCCGCCCGGTAACGGTCGATGAACGCCTGCTCCCGCGCGATGACCTCCTGCTGCCGCTCAAACTCAAGCTGCTGGCGGGCGCGCTGCTCTTCTTTCACCTGCCTGAACTTGGTGTAGTTGCCCCGATATGCCTTGAGTCCGCCGCCGTCCATGTCCCATATCTGGTCGGCCACCCTGTCCAGGAAGTACCGGTCGTGGGATACGACAATGAAGGCGTATGGGAAGCGGTTGAGGAACGTCTCCAGCCAGGCCAGCCCCTTGAAGTCCAGGTAGTTAGTCGGCTCGTCCAGGATCAGGAGCGCCGGCTCCAGCAGCAGCGCCTTCGCCAGCGCCGCGCGCGTCTTTTGACCGCCGCTCGCCGCCGTAACGGGTGTGTCCAGCGACTCCAGCGATAGCCCAACGCCCGTCACCACGCGCTCCATCCGGTTCTGGTAGTCGAAGCCGCCCACCGCCTCGTACTCTTGCAGCAGCGCTGAGTAGCGCCGGTCCGCGAGCTTCCGCTCCTCGGGCGTGGCCGCCCGCTCGATTGCCATGCCGGCGTCAGCGACGTCCGTTTCCAGCTCCAGGATCGCGCTGAAGGCGGACATGACCTCCTCCCTCAGCGTTCCCACCGTCATGTGCGCCGCATGCTGCGACACGTAACCGATGGTCAGCCCGCGGGACCGGCTCACCGAACCCGAATTAGGCGGTATCTCGCCCATGAGCATGCGAAGGAGGGATGTCTTGCCCTGGCCGTTCGGCCCCACCATGCCGATGTGGGCCTTTTCCGCCACTTCGAGGTCGATCTTCGAGAATATCTCAACCTCGCCGAAGTAGAGGGCAAGCTGAGAACCGGTCAAAAGGGGCATCTGGGGAGGCTACCGTACATAAGAATAGCCCCGAGCGCTCGGGGCTATTCTAGGATAACAGATACAGGTGGAGGGACGAGGTGATTCGCGCTTACTTCCCGCAGAGGTACCTGTCGAACCAGCCCACCATGCGCTGGTAGTAGTCGATCCTGAACTTCGGATGGCCGGTCTTGCGGAACGAGTGGTTGGAATTCGGGTACCGGACGAACTCTACCGTCTTGCCCAGCCGCTTGAGCGCGACGAAGTACTCCTCGCTCTGGGGGATGGGGCAGCGCAGGTCTTCCTCGCCGTGGAGCAGCAGCACTGGCGTCTCCACGTTCTGCACGTACATCAGCGGCGACCTTTCGAGGTACTTTTGCGTCGCCTCTGTGAACACTCCTCCCCAGTTGATCTCGCCGAAGCTCACGCCGATGTCCGAGGTGCCGTACATGCTGTGAAGGTTGATGCACGGCGCGCCCACAACGGCCGCCTTGAAGAGCTTCGTGTGGCCCACCATCCACGACCCCATGAACCCGCCGTAGCTGAAGCCGTGGACGCCCACGCGGTCGGCGTCCACGTACGGCCGGTTCCGCATCTCCTCCACGGCCGCCATCAGGTCCAGGTAGTCCTCGCCGCCCCAGTCGCCAAGCACCATCCGCGCAAACTCCGGCCCGTATGAGGACGAGCCGCGCGGGTTGGGGGCGATGGTGATGTAGCCCGCGGAGGCAAGAACCTGGTATACGGAGTCGAATGTGTCGGCGAATCGGCCGTTCGGGCCGCCGTGGATGTCCAGCACCAGCGGGTACTTGCGCCCGGGGTCGAAGCCCTGTGGCAAGAAGACTCGCGTCTCGATTTCCTGCCCGCCCCGCGTGATGGTGAACTTTTCCATCTTTGCGGTCGGGTGGTCCTTGAAGTACTGTGTGTTGTACGTCGTGACCGGCCGCTTTTGATCGCCGGCAAGGTCGTGCTGCTCGATCTCGCCCGAGGTCTCCGGAGTGAGCGTCAGCGTGACTGCCTTTCGCGCCTGCCTGTCCATTGCCAGCCCCAGGTACTGCGCCGCGCCGCCGGTGATCGTCCGCAGCCTGCCGCCGGCCGCGGGGACTTCGCAGACGAACGATTGTCCCTTGCGCACGCCCACGAAGACCAGCCGCCCGTCGTCCGTCCACCGCAGCTCAGGCGCATCGTACACCGGCGTATATGCGCCGTCCGTGACCATCCGGTGCGGCTTGCCGTCCTGCAGCACGTAGAGCCATGCCTGCCTCGGGTCCCACCACGAAAAGTCGTGCGAGCCGATTGCCGCGAGCGACTGCGAGTCCGGCGACCAGGTTAGCGCCCACACGTTGGAGAGCTTCGGCGACCACGATTTCGCCTCGCCGCCTGCGGCGCTGATCACGAACGCCTGCAAGCAGTTCGTGAAGTCTCGACCATCGACCTCGTCTGAAATGAACGCGATCCGTGAGCCGTCGGGCGACCATGACGGCCAAGTATGGTCTCCCTCGCCGTGGGTGATCTGCTGCGACTTCCCGGACTGGACGTCTGCGACGAATAGCTGCTTGAAGGAGTCGCCCAGCCACCCTGTGCCGTCGTAGCGGTACCTGAGGCGTCGCACCACCTTCGGTCGCGGGTCTTTTTTTGAGTCGTGGCCGTCCGGCAGCCTGTCCGGGTCCACCTTCGAGACGAAGACGAGCGACTTCGAGTCCGGCGACCAGGCATGGCCGACCGCTCCGCCGGCCACATCCGTGACCTTGCGCGCCTCGCCGCCGCTTACGGGGATGAGCCACAACTGCTTGCGCCCCTTGTCGTCAGGCCGTACGAATGCAATTGTCTTCCCATCCGGCGAGAACTCCGGGGAAGAGTCCGACTTCCCATTCGTAAACTGCCTCGGCTCTCCGCCCGCCGGCGCAACGACGATGTGCGACCGCTTCTCCATAGTCTCGCGGTCTATCCACGACTTTGTGAGCGCCACGTTCGAGCTGTCCGGCGCCATTACCGGCTCCGAGACGTTAACGATATCGAGTATGTGCTCAGGCGTAATAGGAAGAGACACCGAAGACCTCCGAATGTTTAATTGCGGCCAGGGCCTGCAAAGATACTCAGCCTACAGTGCGCGAGCCTTGGGCTAATAAGGCCGTGGGCGAATTCATTCGCCCATCTTCTTGGCTCAATATGGCTGGCCCCTTTACCCCTTCCCCTTCACCCCATCACATCCGCCGGGTGGCGTGTGTGCCAGTCCGTGACCGACTGGTAGGCGCGGGCGACGGCAATCACCGCGTTGTCGTCGTACGCGCGGCCCATGAACTGGATGCCTACCGGGAGCATGCCGTCCGAGAAGCCCATCGGCACAGAGATTGCCGGCAGGCCGGCGAGGTTGCCCAGTGCGCCCACTATCTCCTTGGAGCGCTCCTTCAGCGACTGTTTCGGCTTGGGCGCCACCGGCGGGGCAGGTATCATGCAGGTGGGCGCAACCACGGCGTCGTACGGCGCCATCACCCTGTCCGCCTCGCGAGCGATGATGGTGCGGAGACGGACGGCCTTGAGGTAGTCGGTCGCGAGCATCGCCATGCGCGGGTAGACGTAATTCCTGGACTCGGGAGCGGTCAGCGTCTCGCCGTACCCGTTGTCTATGAACTCCTCCCAGATGCTTGCGGACTCGGCCATGAAGACGCCCAGGGTAACCGCGCCGTAAGGGTAGTCCGGGAACGGGACCTCGTCTATCTCGCAGAAGCCGCTCAGCGTTTTGAGCGCCTTGTCGAAGCGCGACTTCACAGTATCGTCCGCTTCTGCCGCCGCGTCCTTCGGCACCGCCAGCCTGAACCGCCTGCCGGGGGTGTGCTCGCCCCAATCCTCGCCGTCATACTCATAAATGCGCTCGGTCGTCGCAGGGTCCTGGGGGTCGTGGCCGGCGATGGCGTTCAGCACCAGGCCGCAGTCGTCCGCCGTCTGGCACATGGGGCCGGGCTTGTCCAGCGTCCAGGAGAGGGGCATCGCGCCGTGGCGGCTCACGCGTCCGTATGTGGGCCGGAGGCCGGCTATGCCGCAGTTGTTCGCGGGCATCACTATTGATCCCCACGTCTCGGTGCCGATGGCGAAGGGGACGAGGCCCGCCGCAACCGCCGCGCCCGAGCCGCTGGATGAGCCGCCGCTTTGCGTGGAGATGTCCCACGGGTTGAGGCCGGGGCCGGTGAACGCGTTGTTAGGTTGGATGTACTTGAACCCGCCGGCGAGCTCGACCATCGCCAGCTTCGCCACCAGCACGGCGCCCGCCTCTTCCAGCCTGCGCACGAGCGTGGCGTCGTAGTCCGGCGTCTGGTCCTTGTACCGCTCCGCCCCCCATGTCGTCTTGATCCCGCGCGTCGCGAAGAGGTCCTTCAGCCCGTACGGGATTCCGTGCAGCGGGCCGCGATATTTGCCTTCGGCAATCTCCCTCTCGGCGCGGCGGGCCTGCTCCATCGCGCGCTCCCGGGTGAGCGTCACCACGGCGTTGTATCGCGGTCCGAGCATCTCAAGCCTGCGCAGGAATAGCTGGGCAAGCTCCACGGGTGAGACCTGCCGGCTCCGGACAAGCTCCGCCAGCCTGCGGACGGGCATAAAGACCGGGTTATGCGCCATGGTCTACCCGTCCTTTCGGTACGGCGTGAAGAGCGGCTGCGGCTCGTCGGTCATCTTCAGCGGCGTCTCCCTCAAGGCCTCGCCGATGTCGATCACCTCTTCCTCCACCACCTCGCGGATTGCTTTCAGGCGCTCCTCGCCGACCCTGTCGCCGTACCACTGCCTGATCATGTTCTGCCTGAGTTCCAGCTCGTGCTCGCGATTGGTGTTTTTGCCTGGCATGCCGCGCCCCTATTCGAAGAGCTTGATTAGCTGTGGCTTCACTACTTTACCCATCGCGTTGCGCGGCAGGGCGTCTACGGCGACGACCTTCTGTGGCAGCTTGTAAGGCGCCAGCTTGTCGCGCGCCCACTCCCGCAGGGACTCGCGGGTCACGCCCTTGCCGTTGCGCATCACCACCACCGCGGATACGGCCTTGCCCCAGTACGCGTCCTTTACGCCTATGACGGCGCAGTCCTCGATGTCCGGGTGCTCCTTGAGCACGCGCTGCACCTCGACCGCCGAGACGAGCTCTCCGCCGGACTTGATGATGTCCTGAGAGGCGCGCCCCCAGATGCGGATGTTGCTGTTCGTCGTGGAGGCGATGTCACCGCTGCAAAACCATCCGTCCGGCGTGAACGCCTCCGCCGTCGCCTCAGGCCTGTCCCAGTACTCCTGGAAGACGTTGTCGCCTTTGATCTGTATCTCGCCCGCCGCGCCGTCCTGCGTCACAGCCGGGCCGTGCCTGTGCTTGCCGGTCTCCTCGAAGTAGGCCATGTCCAGATCAACGATCCGAATACCGACACCCGGCAGCGGCTTCCCCACGCGCCCGGCGATGCGCTCGCCGTTGAGGGGGTTGGAGATCGCCATGCCCACTTCCGACATGCCGTAGCGCTCAAGGAGGGTGTGGCCGGTGATCTGCTTCCAGCGCTCAAAGGTGTCGATTGGCAGGCTGTCGGAGCCGGATATCATCAGCCGCAGCTTCTTGCAGCCCTCTGCCATGCGCTGCTGCTGCTCAGGGGCCGCCTTTTCCCACGCAGCGATGAGCGCCTTGTAGGTTGTGGGAACTGCCATGTAAA contains:
- a CDS encoding glycoside hydrolase family 15 protein — protein: MGCLPIEDYGIIGDLHTAALVGKNGSIDWLCLPHFDSPSVFSGILDHDKGGRFQITVENVKAKATQYYLPETNVLVTRFLGVEGAAEVMDYMVIEDGARGEVHHELVRQVRGLRGRMRMRLECLPAFNHAREEHETSLNERGAVFHSSSFCLGLVSPVALEPCEGGVRAEFTVGEGETLKFVLGQLTENTVEQMEEFCGLASQEHLSHTVEYWRRWVAGCTYNGRWREAVHRSALVLKLLTFAPTGAIVAAPTSSLPEEIGGVGNWDYRFTWIRDASFTLYALLRIGFTEEAAHFMQWIEARCHELQPDNTLLPIYSIDGKPNLEEQILEQMEGYRGSRPVRIGNRAHTQVQLDIYGELMDAVYLFNKYGTPVSYDMWTQLTRLLEWVCRNWKLTDEGIWEVRGGPRHFVYSRMMCWVALDRGIRLAEKRSFPADTARWRAIRDEIYREIMSKGWNAERRSFTQSYGSDALDASALVMPLVFFLSPTDPRMISTLDAIMQSPSKGGLLSNSLVYRYNQRDTPDGIPGGEGAFSMCTFWLVEALTRAGKTDRARLDQARFLFEQMLGYANHLGLYSEEIGPTGEHLGNFPQAFTHIALISAAFNLDRTLGAGA
- a CDS encoding ABC-F family ATP-binding cassette domain-containing protein — encoded protein: MPLLTGSQLALYFGEVEIFSKIDLEVAEKAHIGMVGPNGQGKTSLLRMLMGEIPPNSGSVSRSRGLTIGYVSQHAAHMTVGTLREEVMSAFSAILELETDVADAGMAIERAATPEERKLADRRYSALLQEYEAVGGFDYQNRMERVVTGVGLSLESLDTPVTAASGGQKTRAALAKALLLEPALLILDEPTNYLDFKGLAWLETFLNRFPYAFIVVSHDRYFLDRVADQIWDMDGGGLKAYRGNYTKFRQVKEEQRARQQLEFERQQEVIAREQAFIDRYRAGVKARQAMGREKRLDRLERLDAVDTADTVKIRANEASRTSLTVLTTHDLAVGYVDGGRTVQLLSVPETKLERGSRTAIVGPNGLGKTTLLNTIIGKTPPVRGSINFGQKVKIGFQKQGSDDIPAHLSVLDALLDAKNINIGEARGYLARFLFKGDDVFKLVSSLSGGERTRLALARLLITEPNVLVLDEPTTHLDIPSREALEDALLDYAGALLFVSHDRHLIGLLAQNLWLVENGALRVFKGTFEEWLKSLEEPAARAQAAQPKKAAQPQKGAAKGGKAAAPKGPDHEKVIADLEALVVKLEASLQKAAEKNDRAKVADLAEAHAKAQADLELAWAAWGGLSS
- a CDS encoding S9 family peptidase, which produces MSLPITPEHILDIVNVSEPVMAPDSSNVALTKSWIDRETMEKRSHIVVAPAGGEPRQFTNGKSDSSPEFSPDGKTIAFVRPDDKGRKQLWLIPVSGGEARKVTDVAGGAVGHAWSPDSKSLVFVSKVDPDRLPDGHDSKKDPRPKVVRRLRYRYDGTGWLGDSFKQLFVADVQSGKSQQITHGEGDHTWPSWSPDGSRIAFISDEVDGRDFTNCLQAFVISAAGGEAKSWSPKLSNVWALTWSPDSQSLAAIGSHDFSWWDPRQAWLYVLQDGKPHRMVTDGAYTPVYDAPELRWTDDGRLVFVGVRKGQSFVCEVPAAGGRLRTITGGAAQYLGLAMDRQARKAVTLTLTPETSGEIEQHDLAGDQKRPVTTYNTQYFKDHPTAKMEKFTITRGGQEIETRVFLPQGFDPGRKYPLVLDIHGGPNGRFADTFDSVYQVLASAGYITIAPNPRGSSSYGPEFARMVLGDWGGEDYLDLMAAVEEMRNRPYVDADRVGVHGFSYGGFMGSWMVGHTKLFKAAVVGAPCINLHSMYGTSDIGVSFGEINWGGVFTEATQKYLERSPLMYVQNVETPVLLLHGEEDLRCPIPQSEEYFVALKRLGKTVEFVRYPNSNHSFRKTGHPKFRIDYYQRMVGWFDRYLCGK
- a CDS encoding amidase — its product is MAHNPVFMPVRRLAELVRSRQVSPVELAQLFLRRLEMLGPRYNAVVTLTRERAMEQARRAEREIAEGKYRGPLHGIPYGLKDLFATRGIKTTWGAERYKDQTPDYDATLVRRLEEAGAVLVAKLAMVELAGGFKYIQPNNAFTGPGLNPWDISTQSGGSSSGSGAAVAAGLVPFAIGTETWGSIVMPANNCGIAGLRPTYGRVSRHGAMPLSWTLDKPGPMCQTADDCGLVLNAIAGHDPQDPATTERIYEYDGEDWGEHTPGRRFRLAVPKDAAAEADDTVKSRFDKALKTLSGFCEIDEVPFPDYPYGAVTLGVFMAESASIWEEFIDNGYGETLTAPESRNYVYPRMAMLATDYLKAVRLRTIIAREADRVMAPYDAVVAPTCMIPAPPVAPKPKQSLKERSKEIVGALGNLAGLPAISVPMGFSDGMLPVGIQFMGRAYDDNAVIAVARAYQSVTDWHTRHPADVMG
- a CDS encoding AMP-binding protein, encoding MPLIARAAEHGSRTAIIDSRGAHTYDDLLNAAGRVASGLLAGGEDMREARVAFLVPSSFEYVATQWGIWLAGGVAVPIATTDTAPEIEYRILDSGASVVVGHPETAAVIRPIAASLARRFALATDLLAAEQSPLPQVDPARKAMIVYTSGTTSKPKGVVTTHRNITAQVRTLIEAWAWTGDDRIVNPLPLHHVHGIINVLSCSMWAGAVCEMAPKFSAEKVWERLASGELTLYMAVPTTYKALIAAWEKAAPEQQQRMAEGCKKLRLMISGSDSLPIDTFERWKQITGHTLLERYGMSEVGMAISNPLNGERIAGRVGKPLPGVGIRIVDLDMAYFEETGKHRHGPAVTQDGAAGEIQIKGDNVFQEYWDRPEATAEAFTPDGWFCSGDIASTTNSNIRIWGRASQDIIKSGGELVSAVEVQRVLKEHPDIEDCAVIGVKDAYWGKAVSAVVVMRNGKGVTRESLREWARDKLAPYKLPQKVVAVDALPRNAMGKVVKPQLIKLFE